In Streptomyces sp. TLI_146, the genomic stretch CGACGTACGGATCACGCTCCTGGACGGCAAGGCCCACTCGGTGGACTCCTCGGACGCCGCCTTCCAGACCGCCGGGGCGCTCGCCCTGCGGGAGGCCGCCGCCGACGCCCGCATCCACCTCCTGGAACCCGTCGCCGAGCTCCAGGTGCTGGTCCCCGACGACTATGTGGGCCCGGTCATGAGCGATCTGTCCGGCCGCCGGGGCCGCGTCGTCGGGACCGAGCAGGCGGGCCCGGGGCGCACCCTGGTGCGGGCCGAGGTGCCCGAGATCGAGATCGGGCGGTACGCGGTGGACCTGCGCTCCGTCTCGCACGGCACCGGACGGTTCGACCGCAGCTACGCCCGGCACGAGCCGATGCCTCCGCAACTGGCCGAGAGGATCCGGGATCAGGTGGAAAATACCGCTTAGGTACGGTACTTGACGGATCGTCGGAAACGCCGCCCGCCCAACCCCCTTGCGGCGGGCGGCATTCCGATGCGCCGTGTACCAGGGGCACCGACCCCGATACGCTGTGTCCCTGCTCAGCAGGTGTGCGGGGAACGGCAGTCGGGAAGAGGCCGCAGAGCGACAGCGTGCGGCGATGGGGGCGGCAGTGGCGGACGAACCATTCGACTTCTCACCCGGGGCCCAGGTCCCGCTCCAGGGCGCGGCGGGCCAGACGGCCGCGACCCAGGCGCTGGCCTCGGCCGCCTACCGGGACAGCCTGGTCGCCGACATACTCAAGGCCAACAACGAGTGGCACGAGTCGACGGTCACCAAACCCCGGCTGTCCCTCTTCGAGCCGAACCTCGGTGAGGCCTTCTCCCGCGCCGTGCAGTCCCGCATGCTCGGCGCCACCCGCAAGGCGCTCATCCAGTCCTTCGGCACCGAACCGCAGACGGTCGTCGAGCACTGCCTCGCCGCGATCCGCATCCGCAAGGAGCGCGACGCCAGGCTCACCCTGGTCACCGGCGTCTTCGGCGTGCTCTTCCTGCCCGGACTGCTGCTGTGGCTCGGCCTCTTCCAGCTGCGCCGCACGCTGGCCGGCGCCAAGGACCGCCGCGTCGGGGCGCTGGGCAACCTGCTGCTCGTCGCGTTCGCCGTGCTCGCCGTGATCGCCCTGGTCAAGCTGCCCTTCGGCGGCTTCCTCGCGATCTATCTGCGGGCCATGCTGGTGATGCCCGTGCTCGGCTGGTTCTGGGCCAAGCAGATCTGCGAGTCCACCGCCAAGGACCTGCGGGCCCGCTGGAGCGGCCTCCTCAGCGGCGGCGGAGTCGGCGCCCGGATCCCCGAGGCCGTACCGAAGAACCCGCACGAGACGGCCGCCGAGCAGCTGCGCCAGAACCTCGCCAAGCTCACCGCCGAGCAGCACAGCAACGCCGTCTTCTACGCCGGCCCCAAGGGCATACTCGGCATGGGCACCCGCTGGGGCAGCTGGCAGCTCGCCGAGGAGCTCGTCCCCAAGGAGCCGGGCAAGGAGATCCACGGCTTCCGCAGCTGGGACGTCATAAGGTCCATTCAGGACCGCCTCCAGCTGCTCGAACGCGGCCCCCTGCACACCGGCGGCTTCCCCAGGCCCTCGGTCAACAACTGGGTCGTCTCCCCCGTCGGCGAGAACGCCAAGGAGGTCGCCCGGCCCACCGGCCAGGACGTCGACAACTTCCAGGTGCGCCAGCACGAGGTCCAGCGCATCTGCAACGAGCAGCAGTTCTCCAGCGGCAACCGCCACTACCTGGGCGTGCAGTTCACCCTCTGGGACGGCCAGCTGGTGATCACCATGATGATCACCGTGACCGTGCTCCACGAGACCCTGCGCATCGAGGTCACCGGACACGCCCTGGGCCCGGTGCACGCCCTGTTCACCACCAAGCCCAGCCCCAAGACCAAGTCGGTCGACAAGACCTTCAAGTTCTGGGAGAAGAAGGAGATACAGCTCCCGCTGGTCGAGCCGCGCGAGGTCGTCCGCCTCGCCGCCCGCGCCCCGCTCACCTGGTACCCGCCGCTCCTGGACCACCTCGGCGGCAAGCTGGTGCTGCCCGAGCCGTTCGGCCTGCGGCACGCCTGGGCCGACAAGCCCTGGCGCCACCGCTTCATGGCCGACGACGCGATGCGCGCGGCCACGCCCGTCCTGCGCGTGGTGCACGCCGCCGCGATGAAGGTGCTGGACGAGCACGGCGTGGACATCGAGCGCTTCAACAACCGCTCGATGATGCTCAGCGGCATGGTCCAGGACCCGGCGCCGCGGAGGGCGGACTCGTACGACGCGTGAACCTCAGCCCCTGGGCGGCCACGCCTCCGCGAGCATCTTGCGGGTGTCGCCCAGGAGTTGGGGCAGGATCTTGGTGTGGCCGACGACCGGCATGAAGTTGGTGTCGCCGCCCCAGCGGGGCACGATGTGCTGGTGCAGATGGGCGGCGATACCGGCCCCGGCCACGGTGCCCTGGTTCATGCCGATGTTGAAGCCGTGCGCCCCGGACGCGGTCCGCAGGGCCGTCATGGCCTGCTTGGTGAGCTCCGCGAGCTCCAGCGTCTCGGCGGCGTCCAGGTCCGTGTAGTCGGCGACGTGCCGGTAGGGCACGACCATGAGGTGGCCGCCGTTGTACGGGTAGAGGTTGAGCACCGCGTACACATGCTCGCCGCGGGCCACGATCAGCCCGTCCTCGTCGGATTTGGCCGGGATGGAGCAGAAGGGGCAGCCGTCGCCCGCACCCGGGCCGGTCGGCTTGTTCTCACCCTGGATGTAGGCCATCCGGTGGGGCGTCCACAGGCGCTGAAAGGCGTCCTGGACACCCACCCCGATCTGCTGTTCCGGCTCACTCGTCATGCTGTGCAGCATATGACTTCACGTGCGGGGACGAGGAGCGGCCCCCGGGGAGCAGGGCTTCCCGGGGGCCGCGTCGGGCGGTGAGGGCGTCAGACCTGCGCCCGCTCCTCGACGACCTTGAGCAGCTTGGCCAGCGCCTCGTCGCGCGCGATGCCGTTCTCCTGCGAACCGTCGCGGTAGCGGAACGAGACCGTGCCGGCCGCCATGTCCTCGTCGCCGACGATGATCATGAACGGCACCTTGAGCTTCTGGTGGTTCCTGATCTTCTTCTGCATCCGGTCCGAGGACGCGTCCACCTCGACCCGCAGGCCCTTCTTCTTCGCCTCGGCGGCGAACTCCCGCAGGTACTCGACATGCGCGTCGCCGATCGGGATGCCGACCGCCTGGACCGGGGCCAGCCACGGCGGCATGGCGCCCGCGTAGTGCTCCAGGAGCACCGCGAAGAACCGCTCGATGGAGCCGAACAGCGCGCGGTGGATCATGACCGGGCGCTGCTTCGAGCCGTCCGGGCCGGTGTACTCCAGGTCGAAGCGCTCCGGCAGGTTGAAGTCCAGCTGCACGGTCGACATCTGCCAGGTGCGGCCGATGGCGTCCTTGCACTGCACGGAGATCTTCGGGCCGTAGAACGCGGCGCCGCCCGGGTCCGGGACCAGCGGGAGGCCCTGCTTCTCGGCCACCTGCCGCAGGGTCTCGGTGGCCTCCTCCCAGATCTCGTCCGAGCCGACGAACTTCTCCGGGTCCTTGGTGGAGAGCTCCAGGTAGAAGTCGGTCAGACCGTAGTCGCGCAGCAGGTTCAGGACGAAGGTGAGCGTCTTGTCGAGCTCCTCCGCCATCTGCTCCTTGGTGCAGTAGATGTGCGCGTCGTCCTGGGTGAAGCCGCGGGCCCGGGTCAGGCCGTGCACGACGCCCGACTTCTCGTACCGGTAGACGGTTCCGAATTCGAACAACCTCAACGGCAGCTCGCGGTACGAACGCCCGCGCGCGTCGAAGATCAGGTTGTGCATCGGGCAGTTCATGGGCTTCAGGTAGTAGTCCACGCCCTCGTCGAGCTGCATGGGCGGGTACATGCCGTCGGCGTACCAGTCCAGGTGGCCCGACTGCTCGAAGAGCTTTCCCTTCGTCGCGTGCGGGGTGTAGACGAACTCGTAGCCCTCCTCCTCGTGGCGGCGCCGCGAGTAGTCCTCCATGACCCGGCGGATGATGCCGCCCTTGGGGTGGAAGACGGCGAGGCCGGAGCCGATCTGCTCCGGGATGGAGAACAGGTCCAGCTCGCTGCCGAGCTTGCGGTGGTCGCGCTTCTCGGCCTCGGCCAGGAAGTCGAGGTGCGCCTTCAGCTCGTCCTTGGAGGGCCAGGCGGTGCCGTAGATGCGCTGGAGCATCGGGTTCTTCTCGCTGCCCCGCCAGTACGCGGCCGCGTTCCGCATCAGCTTGAACGCCGGGATGTTCCGGGTGGTCGGCAGGTGCGGACCCCGGCAGAGGTCCTTCCAGCACAGGTCGCCGGTCTTGGCGTCCAGGTTGTCGTAGATGGTCAGCTCGCCGCCGCCCACCTCGACGTCCGCGCCGTCGTCGCTCGACGCGGAGCCCTTGATGCCGATGAGCTCCAGCTTGTAGGGCTCGTCCGCGAGCTCCTCGCGGGCGGCCTCGTCGGTGACGACGCGGCGCGAGAAGCGCTGGCCGCGCTTCTGGATCTCCTGCATCTTCTTCTCGATGGCTTTGAGGTCCTCCGGGGTGAAGGGCCTCTCGACGTCGAAGTCGTAGTAGAAGCCGTCCCGGACCGGCGGGCCGATGCCCAGCTTGGCCTCGGGGAAGAGCTCCTGGACGGCCTGGGCCATCACATGCGCGGTGGAGTGGCGCAGGATGTCGAGGCCGTCCTCGGAGGAGATCTCGACGGGCTCGACCTCCTCGCCGTCCTTCACCTCGTACGCGAGGTCCTTCAGCTCACCGGCCACGCGGGCCGCGACGACGGTGCGCTCACCGGTGAAGAGCTCGGCAGCCGTAGTGCCCGTCGTCACCACGCGCTCTTCCCGCTCGGAATCGCGTTGGATGATCACACGGACGTCTGACACCGGTCTCTCCTGACTGAAGGGGTACGCACGCTCGTAACCGCGTACGCGGGTGAATCCTACCGAGCCACCGGGTGCGGTCGCGAAACGGTTTGGGCGGCGCCGCCGGCACCGCGGCCCGCTCGGCCCCCTCACTCCTCCCCCGTGCACGCCTCCTCGAAGAAGTCCAGATTCTCCTGGAGCGACTTCATCAAGCGGTCCCGCTCCGCGTCGTCCACCTGGACCGGCACCACCCCCGTGGCCCCGGCGAGCCTGCGGAAG encodes the following:
- a CDS encoding HIT domain-containing protein; translated protein: MLHSMTSEPEQQIGVGVQDAFQRLWTPHRMAYIQGENKPTGPGAGDGCPFCSIPAKSDEDGLIVARGEHVYAVLNLYPYNGGHLMVVPYRHVADYTDLDAAETLELAELTKQAMTALRTASGAHGFNIGMNQGTVAGAGIAAHLHQHIVPRWGGDTNFMPVVGHTKILPQLLGDTRKMLAEAWPPRG
- the thrS gene encoding threonine--tRNA ligase; translated protein: MSDVRVIIQRDSEREERVVTTGTTAAELFTGERTVVAARVAGELKDLAYEVKDGEEVEPVEISSEDGLDILRHSTAHVMAQAVQELFPEAKLGIGPPVRDGFYYDFDVERPFTPEDLKAIEKKMQEIQKRGQRFSRRVVTDEAAREELADEPYKLELIGIKGSASSDDGADVEVGGGELTIYDNLDAKTGDLCWKDLCRGPHLPTTRNIPAFKLMRNAAAYWRGSEKNPMLQRIYGTAWPSKDELKAHLDFLAEAEKRDHRKLGSELDLFSIPEQIGSGLAVFHPKGGIIRRVMEDYSRRRHEEEGYEFVYTPHATKGKLFEQSGHLDWYADGMYPPMQLDEGVDYYLKPMNCPMHNLIFDARGRSYRELPLRLFEFGTVYRYEKSGVVHGLTRARGFTQDDAHIYCTKEQMAEELDKTLTFVLNLLRDYGLTDFYLELSTKDPEKFVGSDEIWEEATETLRQVAEKQGLPLVPDPGGAAFYGPKISVQCKDAIGRTWQMSTVQLDFNLPERFDLEYTGPDGSKQRPVMIHRALFGSIERFFAVLLEHYAGAMPPWLAPVQAVGIPIGDAHVEYLREFAAEAKKKGLRVEVDASSDRMQKKIRNHQKLKVPFMIIVGDEDMAAGTVSFRYRDGSQENGIARDEALAKLLKVVEERAQV